The following coding sequences are from one Rutidosis leptorrhynchoides isolate AG116_Rl617_1_P2 chromosome 11, CSIRO_AGI_Rlap_v1, whole genome shotgun sequence window:
- the LOC139877188 gene encoding ras-related protein Rab11B-like has product MGSAIHDDYDYLFKLVIVGDLLSRFARNEFSLETKSTIGVEFANKCIKVDDKIIQGQIWDTAGKERYRAITSAYYRGAVGVLIVYNITKKLTFENVEKWLEEIRDHTDPNIVVMLVGNKADLCHLRVVHTDEAKAFSERKNMLFMETSALEGLNVDKAFTEVLKKIYHDVIRKALGECKDPTFVSKGQAINTKGVKKVNHEFERLRAAIPTIFRRAIESEAVKEAFNRLLDANKGVERIKTLTLLANHVQLPNPLPEAVLENFDTDAHAKFEIATKELAELKVPYIEAIGREAGLTVDKIMDMKA; this is encoded by the exons ATGGGGTCAGCAATACATGACGATTACGACTATTTGTTTAAGCTGGTTATCGTAGGTGACCTTTTATCACGATTTGCCAGGAATGAATTCAGCTTAGAGACCAAATCCACAATTGGGGTTGAATTCGCTAATAAGTGCATAAAAGTGGATGACAAGATCATCCAGGGACAAATTTGGGACACGGCTGGAAAAGAAAG ATATCGAGCTATTACGAGCGCTTACTACAGAGGAGCTGTAGGTGTTCTAATTGTATACAACATCACTAAAAAACTAACGTTTGAAAACGTTGAGAAATGGCTAGAGGAAATTCGTGATCACACAGATCCAAACATTGTGGTCATGCTTGTAGGAAACAAGGCTGATCTTTGTCACTTACGAGTTGTTCATACTGATGAAGCCAAAGCTTTTTCTGAGAGAAAAAATATGTTATTCATGGAAACATCGGCTCTAGAAGGATTAAACGTTGATAAAGCTTTCACTGAagtattaaaaaaaatttatcatGACGTGATCCGAAAGGCCCTTGGTGAGTGTAAGGACCCTACTTTTGTGTCAAAGGGACAAGCAATAAATACTAAAGGTGTGAAGAAAGTGAACCATGAATTCGAACGCTTGCGTGCCGCCATCCCAACCATTTTTCGTAGGGCCATCGAATCAGAAGCCGTGAAAGAAGCTTTTAACAGGCTGTTGGACGCCAACAAAGGTGTGGAGCGTATTAAAACACTAACATTACTTGCCAACCATGTCCAGTTACCAAATCCACTGCCCGAAGCCGTACTAGAGAATTTCGATACGGATGCACACGCCAAATTCGAAATTGCTACAAAGGAGCTAGCAGAATTGAAAGTTCCATATATCGAGGCGATTGGTAGAGAGGCCGGATTAACGGTTGACAAAATAATGGACATGAAAGCATAA